Proteins encoded together in one Pseudomonadota bacterium window:
- the pdeM gene encoding ligase-associated DNA damage response endonuclease PdeM, with product MVHPSFACFSFAGETFHALADDALYWPRQNALLVADLHLEKASWYAASGQMLPPYDSRATLERLAWLVDTLDVGSVWSLGDNYHDSAGEARLEDDAAMMLRALTERVDWHWITGNHDEQLDGCWGGQVVEHWTLDNILLCHQPDSGASWPQICGHYHPKLRIQNRGRMVSRRCYMASETLLIMPAFGALTGGLDAADPVYAEVFGDQDYRAMLPVHDKMLTFAPDSAATLAKAAAAQRAKAAL from the coding sequence ATGGTTCACCCTTCGTTCGCATGCTTCTCCTTTGCCGGTGAGACATTTCATGCACTGGCCGATGATGCACTTTACTGGCCGCGCCAGAACGCGCTGCTGGTGGCGGACCTGCATCTGGAAAAGGCCAGCTGGTATGCCGCATCGGGGCAGATGTTGCCGCCCTATGACAGCCGGGCGACGCTGGAGCGGCTGGCATGGCTGGTCGATACGCTTGATGTCGGTTCTGTCTGGTCGCTGGGCGACAATTATCATGACAGCGCTGGTGAGGCGCGGCTCGAAGACGATGCCGCCATGATGCTGCGGGCGCTGACGGAGCGGGTCGACTGGCACTGGATTACCGGCAATCATGATGAACAGCTTGACGGCTGCTGGGGCGGGCAGGTGGTCGAGCACTGGACCCTCGACAATATCCTGCTCTGTCACCAACCCGATAGTGGCGCGTCATGGCCGCAGATTTGCGGCCATTATCACCCCAAGCTGCGGATACAGAATCGTGGCCGGATGGTGTCGCGCCGCTGCTATATGGCGAGTGAGACGCTGCTGATCATGCCGGCATTCGGGGCATTGACCGGTGGTCTCGATGCTGCCGACCCGGTCTATGCCGAAGTCTTTGGTGATCAGGACTACAGGGCGATGCTGCCGGTCCATGACAAGATGCTGACCTTCGCCCCGGACAGCGCTGCGACTCTGGCCAAGGCGGCTGCGGCACAACGGGCCAAAGCGGCTTTGTGA
- a CDS encoding S41 family peptidase: protein MVKRTGALLAMAAMLASCGGDGGSGPPTAGSPPTASPSPSPSPPPTNQTCSLRARQDWVAEQLNEFYLFPDLLAQNVNPDDFSTVQAYIDALVAPARAQGRDRFFTFITSIEQENAFFASGATAGFGIRLSIDAAAGSVTIIDAIEGAPGLAAGLDRGTELLAIGTNMNNLRDVSEIIASDGSGGVSAALGPSTSGTARVLRFRDAAGNTVTSTVTKAEFDTPPISPRFGVEIFTDGGRRVGYVNLRTFIDTADDALRNAFAQFRAEGVTEVILDLRYNGGGLVSTAELFGDFLGGNRFPSDIFSFTVFRPSQSQFNETRNFAPQPQSISPVKIAVIATSSTASASELVTNAFIPYLGADIGLIGSNTSGKPVGQIARDRAECDDRLRVVAFQVQNADREGDYFNGLAGVMDATCRASDDFSTPLGNSGEASIAQALSFLRGESCTPISGATASVEGSTARQSGQSVPVPGGVSGELLLPEAPTPAQREIPGLF from the coding sequence ATGGTAAAACGTACAGGCGCGCTTTTGGCCATGGCCGCAATGCTGGCATCTTGCGGTGGCGATGGTGGATCGGGTCCGCCAACGGCCGGTTCCCCACCAACCGCAAGCCCTTCCCCCTCCCCCTCGCCACCACCGACAAACCAGACCTGTTCGTTGCGTGCGCGGCAGGACTGGGTGGCGGAGCAGCTCAACGAATTCTACCTGTTCCCCGACCTGCTGGCGCAAAATGTCAACCCCGATGATTTTTCCACCGTCCAGGCTTATATTGACGCGCTGGTTGCCCCGGCCCGGGCGCAGGGGCGTGATCGCTTTTTCACCTTCATCACCTCGATCGAGCAGGAAAATGCCTTTTTCGCCTCAGGTGCGACTGCCGGCTTCGGCATTCGTCTGTCGATCGATGCGGCAGCGGGCAGCGTTACCATCATCGATGCGATCGAAGGCGCGCCGGGACTGGCGGCCGGTCTCGATCGCGGTACCGAATTGCTGGCGATCGGCACCAACATGAATAATCTGCGCGATGTTTCAGAGATTATCGCCAGCGATGGCAGCGGCGGTGTTTCTGCTGCATTGGGGCCGTCGACCAGCGGCACCGCGCGGGTGCTGCGCTTCCGTGATGCCGCCGGCAACACTGTCACCAGCACCGTGACCAAAGCGGAATTTGACACACCACCCATCTCGCCGCGTTTCGGGGTGGAGATATTCACCGATGGTGGTCGCCGCGTCGGCTATGTCAATCTGCGCACCTTTATCGATACCGCCGATGATGCGCTGCGCAACGCTTTTGCCCAATTCCGCGCCGAGGGCGTGACCGAGGTCATTCTCGATCTGCGCTATAATGGCGGCGGCCTGGTATCGACAGCGGAGCTTTTCGGCGATTTCCTTGGCGGCAATCGTTTTCCTTCGGACATCTTCTCGTTCACTGTATTCCGCCCCTCGCAGTCACAGTTTAACGAGACGCGCAATTTTGCGCCGCAACCCCAGTCGATCTCTCCGGTAAAAATTGCGGTGATCGCTACGTCGAGCACCGCCTCCGCCAGCGAGTTGGTTACCAATGCCTTCATTCCCTATCTCGGCGCCGATATCGGCCTGATCGGCAGCAATACATCGGGCAAGCCGGTGGGCCAGATTGCCCGTGACCGGGCGGAATGCGATGACCGGCTGCGTGTAGTTGCCTTTCAGGTCCAGAATGCCGATCGCGAGGGGGACTATTTCAACGGGCTGGCCGGGGTGATGGATGCCACCTGTCGCGCCAGTGACGATTTTTCCACACCGCTCGGCAATAGCGGTGAAGCGTCGATTGCCCAGGCGCTGAGCTTCTTGCGGGGCGAGAGCTGCACCCCGATATCCGGTGCGACCGCATCAGTTGAGGGCAGCACAGCACGGCAAAGCGGGCAATCTGTTCCTGTTCCGGGCGGAGTGTCGGGCGAATTGCTGCTTCCCGAGGCGCCAACACCGGCGCAGCGGGAAATTCCG
- a CDS encoding molybdopterin molybdotransferase MoeA, translating into MSRLITLAEARKHILDALTRLPVETVLLAHATRRVLAEDIIARHDQPAENISAMDGYAVRLQDCDVGNAIRVIGEARAGDAFDRAIGPGEAVRISTGAWLPSGADHILIQEEAECDGDTLVATVAQAANGFIRARGRDFSTGALLLDAGTRLTPAAIALCAAAGRNKVAVYRRPGVAILTNGDELCEPGEALRSGALYDSNGDGLAAQIAVWGGSIGWQGRGGDDAAAMATVLNQAKGHDLLVIAGGASVGPHDIVRTAFTAGGGKEIFSRMAVKPGKPAWFGRFGTMPVIGLPGNPASAFVTAELLVRLAVEHMAGDAVSADLPLQSALASKALPANGPRETFARAIVSDNGKGQRIIAAADDQDSSLLRPLVAANALLHRPAGAAAVATGEYVRYLALG; encoded by the coding sequence GTGAGCCGCCTGATTACCCTTGCCGAAGCGCGGAAGCATATCCTTGATGCGCTGACACGCCTGCCGGTGGAAACCGTGTTGCTCGCTCATGCGACCAGGCGAGTTCTCGCGGAGGATATCATCGCCCGGCATGACCAGCCGGCGGAAAATATCTCCGCCATGGATGGCTATGCGGTACGGCTGCAGGATTGTGATGTCGGCAATGCGATTCGCGTTATCGGTGAAGCCCGTGCGGGAGACGCTTTTGACCGCGCGATAGGGCCGGGTGAGGCGGTGCGCATATCCACTGGCGCCTGGCTGCCATCGGGAGCCGATCATATCCTGATCCAGGAAGAGGCCGAGTGCGACGGCGACACGCTGGTCGCAACCGTGGCGCAGGCGGCGAATGGCTTTATCCGCGCCAGGGGCCGTGACTTCAGCACCGGCGCATTGCTTCTCGACGCCGGCACCCGCCTCACCCCGGCAGCGATAGCGTTGTGCGCTGCAGCCGGACGCAACAAGGTTGCGGTCTATCGTCGTCCGGGTGTCGCCATCCTCACCAATGGCGATGAACTGTGCGAGCCGGGCGAGGCGCTGCGCTCCGGTGCGTTATATGACAGCAATGGTGACGGGCTGGCGGCGCAGATTGCCGTCTGGGGCGGCAGTATCGGGTGGCAGGGGCGTGGCGGCGATGATGCAGCGGCGATGGCGACCGTGTTGAACCAGGCGAAGGGCCATGACCTGCTGGTGATTGCCGGCGGTGCCTCGGTCGGGCCGCATGATATTGTCCGCACCGCTTTCACTGCCGGGGGTGGCAAAGAGATTTTCAGCCGCATGGCGGTCAAACCGGGCAAGCCAGCATGGTTTGGCCGATTTGGCACCATGCCGGTGATCGGTCTGCCGGGCAATCCGGCCTCGGCCTTTGTCACCGCCGAGCTGCTGGTCCGTCTGGCGGTGGAACATATGGCGGGCGATGCGGTCAGTGCCGATCTGCCGCTGCAATCGGCGCTGGCGTCGAAAGCGCTCCCGGCCAATGGCCCGCGTGAGACCTTTGCCCGGGCCATTGTCAGCGACAACGGCAAAGGGCAGCGGATCATCGCTGCGGCAGACGATCAGGACAGCAGCCTGTTGCGACCGCTTGTCGCCGCCAATGCGCTTTTGCATCGCCCGGCGGGTGCCGCCGCCGTCGCAACGGGCGAATATGTGCGCTATCTCGCGCTGGGATGA